Proteins co-encoded in one Metabacillus sp. KUDC1714 genomic window:
- a CDS encoding LytR/AlgR family response regulator transcription factor codes for MKKISVLLVDDERYSREELKHLLMLHEIIEIVGEAESGETALIKTLQLKPDVVFLDIEMPKMNGMETAIALKELKHAPLIVFATAFPNFAVDAFRYDAIDYILKPFEEDRLKETITRLEERLISTTSQVEFTPPSKLAVESDEGIIYIDPNDILYLYRDDRVTKIVGKTAEFETKTPLKDFEVRLKDHRFFRIHKSYIVNLQDVSRLIPWFNGAYQLELKGHKEFLSVSRNYVKALRSRLEI; via the coding sequence ATGAAAAAGATATCAGTATTACTTGTCGATGATGAAAGATATAGTCGAGAAGAATTAAAGCATTTATTAATGCTGCATGAGATAATTGAGATTGTTGGTGAGGCTGAATCAGGTGAAACAGCACTAATCAAAACATTACAGCTGAAGCCAGATGTTGTGTTTCTGGACATTGAAATGCCAAAAATGAATGGGATGGAGACAGCGATCGCACTTAAGGAGTTAAAACACGCTCCTCTTATTGTTTTTGCAACTGCATTTCCAAACTTTGCTGTAGATGCGTTTCGTTATGATGCGATCGATTATATCCTTAAGCCATTTGAGGAAGATCGATTAAAAGAAACGATTACTAGATTAGAAGAAAGATTGATCAGTACAACATCACAAGTGGAGTTTACACCACCATCAAAGCTAGCTGTTGAAAGCGATGAAGGCATTATCTATATTGACCCTAATGACATTCTATACTTATATCGAGATGATCGAGTGACTAAAATAGTTGGAAAAACTGCAGAATTTGAAACGAAAACACCATTAAAAGATTTTGAGGTTCGATTAAAGGATCATCGTTTTTTCAGAATTCATAAAAGCTATATTGTAAACCTGCAGGATGTGTCTAGATTAATACCATGGTTTAATGGTGCTTATCAATTAGAACTTAAAGGACATAAAGAATTCCTATCAGTAAGTAGAAATTATGTAAAAGCACTACGTTCAAGATTGGAAATCTAG
- a CDS encoding protein YkpC (YkpC, a protein of only 43 or 44 amino acids, is found broadly in the genus Bacillus.), whose amino-acid sequence MKDLSRRIIISLTLAVIIMGGMSVSLANMPASPASNDEIVQVQGE is encoded by the coding sequence GTGAAAGATCTTAGTAGACGTATTATCATTAGTTTAACTTTAGCTGTCATCATTATGGGAGGTATGAGTGTATCCCTTGCGAATATGCCAGCGAGCCCAGCAAGCAATGATGAAATTGTCCAAGTCCAAGGAGAGTAA
- a CDS encoding OmpA family protein: protein MKRYSIGIIATVIILSGCGNKEATITALEPGNQTLKKLEQGEPVMKGQVVEPNSKVQSTNMPNLNIDLPDWAKVIKAENAIIVRLRDDIIFNYDKAEYYEKAEDILVELENVFATLPGNSKVIIEAHTDDKANDQFNHQLTKDRANRLLKRFADVETLSHLTITALGVGEELPIVPNDGNAENHQLNRRIDFVIQP, encoded by the coding sequence GTGAAAAGGTACTCAATCGGTATTATTGCAACTGTGATAATACTTTCAGGCTGTGGAAATAAGGAAGCAACAATAACTGCTTTAGAACCTGGCAATCAAACATTGAAAAAACTAGAGCAAGGTGAACCTGTAATGAAGGGGCAAGTAGTGGAACCAAATTCTAAGGTACAGTCAACCAACATGCCTAACCTGAACATTGATTTACCAGATTGGGCAAAGGTGATTAAAGCCGAAAATGCCATCATTGTTCGATTAAGGGATGATATCATATTTAATTATGATAAAGCTGAATACTATGAAAAAGCAGAAGATATTTTAGTAGAGCTTGAGAATGTGTTTGCTACGTTACCTGGAAATAGTAAAGTGATTATCGAGGCTCATACAGATGACAAAGCAAATGACCAATTCAATCATCAGCTTACAAAGGATCGCGCAAACCGCTTATTAAAACGATTTGCAGATGTAGAGACTCTATCCCATCTTACTATTACAGCCTTAGGAGTTGGTGAAGAATTGCCGATTGTTCCCAATGATGGAAATGCTGAAAATCATCAACTTAATCGTCGTATTGACTTCGTCATTCAACCTTAG
- a CDS encoding aminopeptidase encodes MSNFQLNLEKYAELAVRVGVNIQQNQNLVINASTEVAEFVRLVVKKAYEAGARNVYVEWHDDMITRTRFELASEDALSDYPEWKAQGLETLAENDGAFMSIISSDPDLLSGIDPKRIAASTKAAGIALTKYRNYLQADKASWTVIAAASKEWAAKVFSNESEDKQVEKLWEAIFRTTRVDQKDPVIAWEEHNNNLHKRVYHLNNKKYKKLHYKATGTDLTIELHDTHTWVGAGSENEKGNFFMANMPTEEVFTVPSRNGVNGVVQSTKPLSYSGNLIDDFTLTFENGRIVNVKAKKGEEVLKQLVETDEGSHYLGEIALVAHDSPISQSGILFYNTLFDENASNHLAIGNGYAFCVEGGKKMSREELEKVGVNSSITHVDFMIGSADMDIDGVLEDGTTEAIFRKGTWAF; translated from the coding sequence GTGTCAAATTTTCAACTAAACTTAGAGAAATATGCAGAACTAGCTGTTCGCGTCGGTGTTAATATTCAACAAAATCAAAATTTAGTTATAAACGCTTCTACTGAGGTAGCAGAATTTGTTCGTCTTGTTGTCAAAAAAGCATATGAGGCTGGAGCAAGAAATGTGTATGTAGAATGGCATGATGATATGATTACAAGAACACGCTTTGAGCTTGCATCAGAGGACGCGTTAAGTGATTACCCTGAATGGAAAGCACAAGGATTAGAAACACTAGCGGAAAATGACGGTGCTTTTATGTCAATCATTTCATCTGACCCTGACCTATTAAGTGGGATTGATCCAAAACGAATTGCAGCATCAACAAAAGCTGCTGGAATTGCTTTAACAAAATATCGAAATTATTTACAAGCTGATAAAGCAAGCTGGACAGTCATTGCAGCTGCTTCAAAGGAATGGGCAGCAAAGGTTTTTTCCAATGAAAGTGAAGATAAACAGGTTGAAAAACTTTGGGAAGCAATCTTTAGAACAACTCGAGTGGATCAAAAAGACCCAGTAATAGCCTGGGAAGAGCATAACAACAATCTACATAAAAGAGTTTATCACTTAAATAATAAAAAATATAAAAAGCTTCATTACAAGGCAACTGGGACAGATCTAACGATTGAGCTACATGATACACATACATGGGTTGGTGCTGGTAGCGAAAATGAGAAAGGAAACTTCTTTATGGCAAATATGCCGACAGAAGAGGTATTCACTGTTCCATCTCGTAACGGTGTAAATGGTGTTGTCCAAAGTACAAAACCTCTTAGCTATAGTGGGAATTTGATAGACGATTTTACACTTACATTTGAAAATGGACGAATTGTAAATGTAAAAGCTAAAAAAGGTGAAGAAGTATTAAAACAATTGGTTGAAACTGACGAAGGATCCCATTATTTAGGAGAGATTGCATTAGTTGCACATGATTCACCAATTTCGCAATCTGGCATCCTTTTTTACAACACATTATTTGATGAAAATGCTTCAAACCATTTAGCAATCGGAAACGGCTATGCTTTCTGTGTAGAAGGTGGGAAAAAAATGTCACGTGAGGAACTGGAGAAGGTTGGCGTAAACTCTAGTATTACTCATGTTGACTTTATGATTGGTTCAGCTGATATGGATATTGATGGCGTATTAGAAGATGGAACAACAGAAGCGATATTCAGAAAAGGAACATGGGCATTTTAA
- a CDS encoding carbon starvation CstA family protein, with protein sequence MYTFIGGILLLIVGYFIYGRFVEKVFGVKEARQTPAFSKRDNVDYLPMGKKRNSLIQLLNIAGVGPIFGPIMGALYGPAAFIWIVIGCIFAGAVHDYLTGMISIRNRGAHLPELAGKFLGKTMKHVVNAFAILLLLLVGTVFVTAPADLLAGITPDWVSFGVIIAAIFIYYILATLLPIDQIIGRLYPIFGALLLISAIGVGASLVITGAPIPELTLQNMHPDKAPIFPLLFLTISCGALSGFHATQTPIISRTTQNESQGRFIFYGMMIAEGIIAMIWAAAAMSLFDGYNGLSDILANGGPAAIVSEASTAMLGAIGGTLAVLGVIVLPITSGDTAFRSARMIIADYLNISQTKLMSRLWIAVPLFIISYGLTNIDFTLLWRYFSWANQSTAVIALWVGAMYLFIAKKNYWIAMIPGIFMTMATTTYILNAAIGFGLPMNISYIGASIATALIIALFYKAAIKARANKLQLDDDANIAA encoded by the coding sequence GTGTATACATTTATTGGTGGAATATTACTTCTTATTGTAGGTTATTTTATTTATGGCCGTTTCGTTGAGAAGGTTTTCGGAGTAAAGGAAGCTAGACAAACTCCAGCTTTTTCTAAACGAGATAATGTTGATTATTTACCTATGGGTAAAAAGCGAAACTCATTAATTCAGTTATTAAATATTGCTGGTGTTGGGCCAATTTTCGGACCAATCATGGGGGCATTGTATGGACCTGCAGCATTTATTTGGATTGTAATTGGTTGTATATTTGCTGGAGCAGTTCATGATTACTTAACAGGCATGATTTCCATTCGTAACCGCGGTGCCCATTTACCAGAGCTTGCTGGTAAATTTTTAGGGAAAACAATGAAGCACGTAGTGAATGCTTTCGCCATTTTATTATTACTTTTAGTAGGTACAGTTTTCGTAACTGCACCTGCCGATCTTTTGGCTGGTATTACTCCAGACTGGGTATCATTTGGTGTTATTATTGCAGCAATATTTATCTATTATATTTTGGCTACACTATTGCCAATCGACCAAATCATTGGCCGATTATACCCAATCTTTGGTGCATTACTATTAATCAGTGCAATTGGAGTTGGCGCATCATTAGTTATAACAGGTGCACCAATACCTGAATTAACTTTACAAAATATGCATCCTGACAAAGCGCCAATCTTCCCACTATTATTTTTAACGATTTCTTGTGGTGCTTTATCTGGTTTCCATGCAACACAAACACCAATTATTTCGCGTACAACACAAAATGAGTCACAAGGGCGTTTTATTTTCTACGGAATGATGATTGCAGAAGGGATTATTGCGATGATCTGGGCTGCAGCAGCAATGAGCTTATTTGATGGTTATAATGGCTTATCAGATATTTTAGCAAATGGTGGCCCTGCAGCAATCGTAAGTGAAGCATCTACTGCTATGCTAGGGGCAATCGGTGGTACACTCGCAGTACTTGGAGTGATCGTATTACCTATTACATCTGGTGACACCGCATTTAGAAGTGCACGGATGATTATTGCTGATTATTTAAACATCTCACAGACAAAACTAATGAGCCGATTATGGATTGCAGTACCATTGTTCATTATTTCATATGGATTAACTAATATTGACTTTACACTTTTATGGCGATATTTCTCTTGGGCAAACCAATCAACAGCAGTTATTGCATTATGGGTTGGGGCGATGTATTTATTTATCGCAAAGAAAAATTACTGGATAGCCATGATTCCTGGAATCTTTATGACAATGGCAACAACGACATATATTTTAAATGCAGCAATTGGATTTGGCTTACCAATGAACATCTCTTACATTGGCGCTAGTATTGCCACAGCATTAATTATTGCACTGTTCTACAAGGCTGCAATTAAAGCAAGAGCAAACAAATTACAGCTTGATGATGATGCGAATATTGCCGCTTAA
- a CDS encoding ABC-F family ATP-binding cassette domain-containing protein: MIQVTNISLRFGDRKLFEDVNIKFTPGNCYGLIGANGAGKSTFLKILSGEIEAQSGDVSMAPGERLAVLKQNHFEYEEHEVLKTVIMGHKRLYEVMQEKDAIYMKADFTDEDGMKAAELEGEFAELNGWEAESEAAILLKGLGISEDLHTKKMAELTGGEKVKVLLAQALFGEPDVLLLDEPTNHLDIHAIGWLEEFLINFENTVIVVSHDRHFLNKVCTHIADLDFSKIKVYVGNYDFWYESSQLALKLGSEANKKKEEKIKELQNFIARFSANASKSKQATSRKKLLDKITLDDIQPSSRRYPYVNFTPDREIGNDVLRVEGISKTIDGVKVLDNVHFILNKEDKIALVGRDEIAITTLFKILAGEMEPDSGSYKWGVTTTQAYFPKDNSEYFKGSEPTLVDWLRQYSPNDQSESFLRGFLGRMLFSGEEVLKKPSVLSGGEKVRCMLSKMMLSGSNVLLLEEPTNHLDLESITALNNGLTTYKGAMIFSSHDHQFVQTIANRIIEVTPSGIVDKQMTYDEFLEDANVQKQIKELYA; encoded by the coding sequence ATGATTCAAGTTACGAATATTAGCTTACGATTTGGTGATCGAAAGCTTTTTGAAGATGTTAATATTAAATTTACTCCGGGGAATTGTTACGGATTAATTGGTGCAAATGGTGCGGGGAAATCCACGTTTCTAAAAATATTATCAGGCGAAATTGAGGCACAATCAGGTGATGTAAGCATGGCACCTGGTGAGCGTTTAGCAGTCTTAAAGCAAAATCACTTTGAATATGAAGAGCATGAAGTTCTTAAAACAGTTATCATGGGACATAAACGTCTTTATGAGGTGATGCAAGAAAAAGATGCGATTTATATGAAGGCTGATTTTACTGATGAAGATGGAATGAAAGCAGCTGAATTAGAGGGAGAATTCGCAGAGTTAAATGGTTGGGAAGCTGAAAGTGAAGCAGCTATTTTATTAAAAGGTCTTGGCATATCAGAAGACCTTCATACGAAGAAAATGGCTGAATTAACTGGTGGAGAAAAGGTAAAGGTTCTTTTAGCACAAGCTTTATTTGGTGAGCCTGATGTCCTTCTATTAGACGAGCCTACAAACCATCTGGACATTCATGCAATCGGCTGGCTTGAAGAGTTTTTAATTAACTTTGAAAATACTGTTATTGTTGTATCCCATGACCGTCACTTCTTAAATAAAGTATGTACACATATTGCGGATTTAGACTTTTCTAAAATTAAAGTTTATGTTGGTAACTATGATTTCTGGTATGAATCAAGTCAATTAGCACTTAAATTAGGTTCAGAAGCGAATAAGAAAAAAGAAGAGAAGATAAAAGAGCTACAAAATTTCATCGCTAGATTTAGTGCAAATGCCTCTAAATCTAAGCAGGCAACTTCACGAAAAAAACTACTAGATAAAATTACGTTAGATGACATACAACCATCTTCACGTCGCTATCCATATGTAAACTTCACTCCAGATCGAGAAATAGGAAATGATGTCTTACGTGTTGAAGGAATTTCAAAAACAATAGATGGTGTAAAAGTTTTAGATAATGTTCATTTTATTTTAAACAAAGAAGATAAAATCGCATTAGTAGGACGTGATGAAATTGCGATCACAACACTGTTTAAAATTTTAGCAGGCGAAATGGAACCGGATAGTGGTTCATACAAATGGGGAGTAACAACAACTCAAGCCTACTTTCCAAAAGATAACAGTGAATATTTTAAGGGGTCTGAGCCAACGCTAGTAGATTGGTTACGTCAATATTCACCAAATGATCAAAGTGAGAGCTTTTTACGTGGGTTCTTAGGTCGTATGCTTTTCTCTGGTGAAGAGGTATTAAAGAAGCCAAGTGTTTTATCCGGGGGCGAGAAAGTACGTTGTATGCTTTCAAAAATGATGCTTAGTGGTTCAAACGTTCTTTTACTAGAAGAACCGACAAACCATTTAGATCTTGAATCCATCACAGCTTTAAATAATGGCTTAACTACTTACAAAGGCGCAATGATTTTTTCATCTCATGACCATCAATTTGTTCAAACGATCGCAAATCGAATTATCGAAGTAACACCTAGCGGGATCGTAGATAAACAAATGACATATGATGAGTTTTTAGAAGATGCCAATGTTCAGAAGCAAATAAAGGAATTATATGCGTAA
- a CDS encoding sensor histidine kinase yields the protein MFVLLLTMLERLGIIVTVAFLMTRLPFFRHMIDRNEISRKQQYYAIIFFGVFGIIGTYSGITFDTSSLQFDRWAYALNSEEALANSRVIGIIIAGLLGGYKVGVGAGLIAGIHRISLGGFTGLSCGLSAILAGILSGFFYRKEKRLNLSTALVVGALAEAMQMLVILIVSKPFDQALRLVEAIGVPMIVANGVGSVIFLLIIRSVISEETKVGALQAQKALRLAEQTLTYLRNGLTTKTAEIVCKIIYNEVDASAISITNQEKILTHIGLGNDHHKSNHVIQTAVTKDVLHKGHLIIAKHQDIHCKHPNCPLGAAVIAPLKIRDETIGTLKFYFQSEKDITNLVIELIRGLSSLLSNQLEISEAEQSKQLAKEAEIKALQAQISPHFLFNTLNIIVSLIRTNPDLARKLLLSLSQFFRKNLTGTTKKWTTLKEEIEHVKAYLAIEEARFVDKLTIEYDIDESALDRMVPTLTLHPIVENAIKHGIKDKEANCLIKLSIKHVPNAIEVKVEDNGKGIEQVRLKYILNTIVDSKNGTGFGMYNVNRRLLLMLGDESTLHINSILHKGTSVSFRLKMGRD from the coding sequence ATGTTTGTTTTGTTGCTTACAATGCTTGAACGCCTCGGAATTATTGTGACAGTCGCTTTTCTCATGACAAGGTTACCTTTTTTCAGGCATATGATTGATCGAAATGAAATAAGTCGCAAACAACAATATTATGCGATTATCTTTTTTGGCGTGTTTGGTATTATTGGCACGTATTCTGGTATCACATTTGATACAAGTTCTTTGCAGTTTGATCGTTGGGCATATGCACTTAATTCTGAAGAAGCACTTGCCAATTCGCGTGTGATAGGCATAATCATTGCAGGACTTCTTGGCGGTTATAAAGTAGGTGTTGGTGCAGGGCTTATAGCAGGTATCCACCGCATTTCACTCGGAGGTTTTACAGGATTGTCTTGTGGTTTATCCGCTATTTTGGCGGGAATTCTATCTGGCTTCTTTTATCGAAAAGAAAAACGTCTTAATCTTTCTACAGCCTTAGTTGTAGGAGCTTTAGCAGAAGCAATGCAAATGCTTGTTATTTTAATTGTTTCTAAGCCCTTTGATCAAGCACTTAGACTAGTAGAAGCAATCGGAGTTCCAATGATTGTGGCAAATGGTGTTGGATCTGTTATCTTTTTGCTCATCATAAGAAGTGTAATATCTGAAGAAACAAAAGTTGGTGCCCTGCAAGCCCAAAAAGCTCTAAGGCTTGCTGAACAAACATTAACCTATTTAAGAAATGGACTTACGACCAAAACCGCAGAAATCGTTTGTAAGATTATTTATAACGAAGTAGATGCCTCAGCTATCTCTATAACAAATCAAGAAAAAATTCTTACACATATTGGGTTGGGTAATGATCATCATAAATCAAATCATGTTATCCAAACAGCGGTTACAAAAGACGTCCTTCATAAGGGGCACCTTATAATTGCGAAGCATCAGGATATTCACTGTAAACATCCTAACTGCCCTTTAGGTGCTGCAGTTATTGCTCCATTAAAAATTAGAGATGAAACGATAGGCACATTAAAATTTTATTTCCAATCTGAAAAGGATATCACTAATCTTGTAATTGAACTTATTCGCGGTCTTAGTTCTTTATTAAGTAATCAGCTGGAGATTTCAGAAGCAGAACAGTCAAAGCAGCTAGCAAAGGAAGCAGAAATTAAAGCCCTACAAGCCCAAATAAGCCCACACTTCCTTTTTAATACATTAAATATTATCGTATCATTAATACGAACAAATCCTGACTTAGCAAGAAAACTACTTCTATCTTTATCACAATTTTTCCGTAAAAACCTGACAGGTACAACGAAAAAATGGACAACGCTTAAAGAAGAGATTGAACATGTAAAAGCCTATTTAGCCATTGAGGAGGCACGTTTTGTTGATAAACTTACGATTGAATATGATATTGATGAATCTGCTTTGGATCGAATGGTTCCAACGTTAACATTACACCCAATTGTTGAAAACGCTATCAAGCATGGGATAAAAGATAAGGAAGCAAACTGTCTAATCAAACTCTCAATTAAACATGTACCAAATGCTATTGAGGTTAAGGTAGAGGATAATGGGAAAGGAATTGAGCAAGTTCGCCTAAAGTATATTTTAAATACGATAGTCGATTCAAAAAATGGTACAGGCTTTGGGATGTATAATGTGAATCGTCGTTTACTCTTAATGCTCGGAGATGAAAGTACATTACACATTAACTCAATCCTACATAAGGGCACATCCGTTTCCTTCAGGTTAAAAATGGGGAGAGATTAA
- a CDS encoding CPBP family intramembrane glutamic endopeptidase gives MNPNFISIAKGKNTHWRYFWSLLVILAFMFVVGTIAYLIAVLSTALIEPDIVDFEEMMISDPLVDFYLYHIVNILTVIGMWIAARTILKRKLISFITPNERINWSKIFYGFFIALFLFALFALLDYVIFPNDYVLNDFNGTRFAWLVVASILLVPIQTTSEELLFRGFLLQWAGKITKNPIILMLIIGSIFGGLHFGNPEMEHGAFWVAIDYLAMGFIWTYISIKTNSSEYSIGAHAANNMFLCIFLTMEDTVVGDIPSLFVITNVNAMLSAITTVTTGIIFLFIVMRKHRKEK, from the coding sequence ATGAATCCTAATTTTATTTCAATTGCTAAAGGGAAAAACACGCATTGGCGATATTTTTGGTCACTATTGGTTATTTTAGCGTTTATGTTTGTGGTGGGTACAATTGCGTATTTGATAGCAGTGCTATCAACCGCACTTATTGAACCAGATATTGTTGATTTTGAAGAGATGATGATATCTGATCCACTCGTTGATTTTTATTTATATCATATAGTTAACATCCTGACTGTTATAGGTATGTGGATTGCAGCAAGAACGATCCTGAAAAGAAAGCTAATTTCCTTTATTACACCAAATGAAAGAATAAACTGGTCGAAAATTTTTTATGGGTTTTTCATTGCTCTTTTCTTATTTGCACTTTTTGCATTGTTAGATTATGTTATTTTTCCGAATGACTATGTCTTAAATGATTTTAATGGAACTCGTTTTGCTTGGCTAGTTGTCGCATCAATATTATTAGTTCCTATTCAAACGACCTCAGAAGAATTGTTATTTAGAGGGTTTTTATTACAATGGGCTGGTAAAATAACAAAAAATCCAATTATCTTAATGCTTATTATTGGAAGCATCTTTGGGGGGTTGCACTTTGGCAACCCTGAAATGGAACATGGAGCATTTTGGGTGGCGATTGATTATTTAGCAATGGGATTTATTTGGACATATATTTCAATAAAAACGAATAGTTCAGAATACTCTATCGGTGCACATGCAGCAAATAATATGTTTTTATGTATTTTTCTTACGATGGAAGATACAGTAGTTGGTGATATTCCATCATTATTTGTTATCACAAATGTAAATGCAATGCTCTCAGCGATTACTACTGTTACAACAGGAATAATCTTTTTATTTATTGTCATGAGAAAGCATAGGAAAGAGAAATAA
- a CDS encoding CobW family GTP-binding protein, giving the protein MKPVELYILSGFLGAGKTTLLQNILSQEKILKRKIAVIMNELGEISIDSNAVPQETPLKELLNGCVCCTIQGQLEVQLDNMLKEYELDAIYIETTGVAHPIEVLDACMSPLFAEKLSVQAIVTLIDANRWQDRSSLSIQLRKLLLEQVQHADILLLNKVDRLSEAEKATLVSEIQALNKNGKLLMTEFANIPLSQLQINNRIAKKQHEQAHVHDTLHMRTIVHTFSKRIDVERFEQFLKDMPDTIYRIKGYISFTHSQDNFLFQYSYGMPLYLKEQMKMKNTLVFIGENLDHQKLRAELESLEEQTTN; this is encoded by the coding sequence ATGAAGCCTGTAGAGCTTTATATTTTATCTGGCTTTCTTGGAGCCGGCAAAACTACATTACTCCAAAACATTCTTTCTCAAGAAAAGATACTGAAACGAAAAATCGCAGTCATTATGAATGAACTTGGCGAAATATCAATTGATTCGAACGCCGTACCACAAGAAACACCATTAAAGGAGCTATTAAATGGATGTGTATGCTGTACGATCCAAGGACAGCTTGAAGTGCAGTTAGATAACATGCTAAAGGAATATGAGCTTGATGCGATTTATATTGAAACAACAGGAGTCGCACATCCAATTGAGGTTCTTGATGCCTGTATGTCTCCGCTTTTTGCTGAAAAACTTTCTGTACAAGCAATTGTTACGTTAATTGATGCAAATAGATGGCAAGACCGCTCAAGTTTAAGCATCCAATTACGAAAGCTTTTATTAGAGCAGGTTCAGCATGCTGATATTCTTTTATTAAATAAAGTTGACAGACTTTCAGAAGCTGAAAAGGCAACCCTTGTTTCAGAGATTCAGGCATTGAACAAAAATGGAAAGCTTTTAATGACTGAATTTGCAAATATTCCTTTATCACAGTTGCAGATTAACAATAGAATAGCAAAAAAACAACATGAGCAAGCACATGTTCATGATACATTACATATGCGTACAATTGTCCATACATTTTCAAAACGTATCGATGTAGAAAGATTTGAACAATTTTTAAAGGACATGCCTGATACGATCTATCGGATAAAAGGCTATATCTCCTTTACCCATTCACAGGACAATTTTCTTTTTCAATATTCCTATGGTATGCCGTTATATTTGAAGGAACAAATGAAGATGAAAAACACACTCGTATTTATTGGGGAAAATTTAGATCATCAAAAGTTAAGAGCAGAACTTGAGTCATTAGAAGAGCAAACAACAAATTAA
- a CDS encoding acyl-CoA dehydrogenase family protein encodes MNYLDEQFIKTTTQKELLVKTEVLAKEFSLTAEQYDQEGAFPFKHFDQLKKEGYLKLTIPKQYGGDGASLYEFLLVQEKIAQGDAATALSLGWHLSIIMQLNETQTWDTKTFEKICKEIITDQKLINSAATEPNSGSPARGGKPETIAKKNENKWLINGKKIFTSLAPALDYFIVPATIEETGEIGDFLIPRSQIGLSIEETWDTLGMRGTRSDDLILHNVEVPLEALVERKQKKVRPAAQGWLLHIPACYIGIAISARNEAVEFAKTYQPTSLPHPIKDVPEVRRKVAEIDLKLTTARTFMYSVAEKWDIAPDERAQLAYDLAVAKSIVTNTAVEVVDLAMRIVGGQSLFRSNALQRHYRDVRAGLHNPPSDDITLKILADRAFRD; translated from the coding sequence GTGAATTATTTAGACGAACAATTTATTAAAACAACAACTCAAAAGGAATTGCTAGTAAAAACAGAAGTGCTAGCAAAAGAATTTTCGTTAACGGCTGAACAATATGATCAAGAAGGTGCTTTTCCATTTAAACACTTTGATCAATTAAAGAAAGAGGGTTATTTAAAGTTAACGATTCCGAAACAATATGGGGGAGACGGTGCATCATTATATGAATTTTTACTAGTACAAGAAAAAATCGCTCAAGGTGATGCAGCTACAGCTTTGTCACTAGGATGGCATCTAAGTATAATTATGCAATTAAATGAAACTCAAACCTGGGATACCAAAACATTTGAAAAAATTTGTAAGGAAATTATTACTGATCAAAAGTTAATCAATAGTGCTGCGACAGAACCAAATTCTGGGAGTCCAGCAAGAGGTGGGAAGCCAGAAACAATAGCTAAAAAAAATGAGAATAAATGGTTGATAAACGGGAAAAAGATATTTACTTCTTTAGCACCTGCACTTGATTATTTCATCGTACCGGCAACAATTGAAGAAACAGGAGAAATCGGTGATTTTCTTATTCCGCGATCACAGATAGGTTTATCAATTGAGGAAACATGGGATACTTTAGGAATGCGTGGTACAAGAAGTGATGATTTGATATTGCACAATGTTGAAGTACCACTTGAGGCATTAGTAGAAAGAAAGCAGAAAAAGGTAAGACCTGCTGCACAAGGATGGCTTCTTCATATTCCGGCCTGTTATATCGGTATTGCGATTTCCGCTAGAAATGAGGCTGTAGAGTTCGCTAAAACTTATCAACCGACAAGTCTGCCTCATCCAATAAAGGATGTTCCTGAGGTCCGTAGAAAGGTTGCTGAAATAGATCTAAAGCTTACGACAGCAAGAACGTTTATGTATTCAGTTGCTGAAAAGTGGGATATAGCACCAGATGAACGAGCACAGTTAGCTTATGATTTAGCGGTAGCGAAGTCAATTGTGACCAATACAGCTGTAGAAGTAGTTGATCTTGCAATGAGAATTGTTGGAGGACAAAGTCTATTTAGGTCAAATGCACTTCAAAGACATTATCGTGATGTGCGCGCTGGACTACACAACCCACCTTCAGATGATATTACATTGAAAATTTTAGCAGACCGAGCATTTCGAGACTGA